Below is a window of Streptomyces sp. NBC_00223 DNA.
GGGCCTGACCATCCAGCCCTTCGACACCGACGCCGAGGCGCAGACCCGGGTCAAGGCCGGCGGCGCGGTCGCCGACCTCAACGACACCCCGGTGGCCGCGTACATCGCCCAGAAGTCCGGCAACGGCAACGATTTCGAGATCGCCGGCTCCCCGGCCGACGCGGGCCCCTTCGGCATCGCGCTGGACAAGAGCAACAGCCAGCTGCGGGACGTGCTCAAGGAGGCCGTGGACGCGATCATCGCGGACGGCTCCTACGCCAAGGTGCTGGAGAAGTGGAACGCGGCGACCGGTGCCATCAGCCAGGCGGCCGTCAACGGCGGTTCCTGACCGTGCCCCGACGGATGAAGGGCGGTCGGCGTGACTGACAAGCTGGACAAGGGGCCCGCGGACACCCCGCCCGCGGACCCGCCCGCCGACCCGCCCGCCGACCCCGCGGCCGCCGTCCTGCCGGAGGGGCCGGCCGCGGTGCCGTACGAGCCGATCCGGGCGATACCGGTACGGCACTACGGCCGCTGGGTCAGCGCGGTCGTGGTGCTCGCCCTGCTGGCGTGGCTGGCCTACGCCTTCTCCCAGGGCGACATCCTCTGGGGCGCGGTGCGCGGCAAGCTCCTCGACGACACCGTGGTCAAGGGCGCCTGGCACACCGTGCTGATCTCGGTCTGCTCGATGGCGCTCGGCCTGGTGCTCGGTGTGCTCTTCGCGGTGATGCGGCTGTCGAAGAACCCGGTCACCGGCGGGGTCGCCTGGCTGTACATCTGGTTCTTCCGCGGCACCCCGGTGTACGTGCAGCTGCTGATGTGGTTCAACCTCTCGTTGATCTTCCCCGTGATCAACCTGATGCCGCTGTACAAGAACGACACCGTCGCCATCATGACCCCCTTCGTGGCCGCCCTGCTGGGCCTGGGCCTCAACGAGGGCGCCTACATGGCGGAGATCGTCCGGGCCGGCATCCAGTCGGTGGACGAGGGGCAGACCGAGGCGTCGCAGGCGCTGGGCATGACCGGCGCCCGGACCATGCGGCGGATCGTTCTCCCGCAGGCGATGCGGGTGATCATCCCGCCGACCGGCAACGAGTTCATCAACATGCTCAAGACGTCCTCGCTGGTGTCGGTGGTCCAGTACCAGGAGCTGTTGCGGGCGACCTCCGACATCGGCAGCGACACCACCGCGGTGATGGAGATGCTCTTTGTCGCGTCCATCTGGTATCTGGCGCTGACCAGTGTGTTCAGCGTCGGCCAGTTCTATCTGGAGCGCCGTTACGCCCGCGGTTCGCTGCGGTCGCTGCCGCTGACCCCGTGGCAGAAGGTCAAGTCCAATCTGACCACCCTGCGCCGACCGAAGGTGGCCTGATGAGTGTCGAACCGATGGTGCGGGCCGAGGCCGTCCACAAGTCCTTCGGGGCCGCGCACATCCTCAAGGGCATCGATCTGGAGGTCGCGCCGCGCGAGGTGTTCTGCCTGATCGGCCCCTCGGGGTCGGGCAAGTCGACCTTCCTGCGGTGCATCAACCACCTGGAGCAGATCAACGCCGGCCGGCTGTGGGTCGACGGCGAACTGGTCGGCTACCGGCAGCGCGGCGACAAGCTGCACGAGCTGAAGGACCGTGAGGTCGCCGCCAAGCGCCGTGACATCGGGATGGTCTTCCAGCGCTTCAACCTCTTCCCGCACATGACCGCGCTGGAGAACGTCATGGAGGGGCCGGTCCAGGTCAAGCGGGAGGCCAGGGCGGTGGCCAGGGAGCGCGCCGGGCGGCTGCTCGACCGGGTGGGGCTGGCCGACAAGGCGGCCCACTACCCCGCGCAGCTGTCCGGCGGGCAGCAGCAGCGGGTGGCCATCGCCCGGGCGCTGGCCATGGAGCCCAAGCTGATGCTCTTCGACGAGCCGACCTCGGCGCTCGACCCCGAGCTGGTCGGCGATGTGCTCGACGTCATGCGCGGGCTCGCCGAGGACGGCATGACCATGATCGTGGTCACCCATGAGATGGGCTTCGCCCGGGAGGTGGGCGACGCGCTGGTCTTCATGGACGACGGTGTGGTCGTGGAGTCGGGCCATCCGCGCGATGTGCTGGGCAACCCCCGGCACGACCGTACGAAGGCGTTCCTTTCCAAGGTGCTGTGACACCTCGGACGCTTCGCCCTCCGCCCTGGGGCACGGGTGCGCTGCCCGTGCCCCGGGGCGTCCGGCCGCCTTGGGGTTCCACCGGTCCGCGAACTGTAATACCCTGATAGCTTGTTTGGTCATTACCGATTCGGCTGTCCCCGCTCCCGGACCGCGCCTAGTAAGGACCACAAGTGGAACTGGCTTATTACTCGGACTACGCGGTGCGCCTCGTCAACAGCGAGGAGCCCAAGCGCGGCACCGACACACTGACCTCCGTCGAGGCGGTACGGGAACTCATCGGCGCCGGTGGACAGTCCGGCACCCGGGTGGTCGACGCGGACGTGGCGCGGCTGCGTGCCGTACGCACCCGGCTGCGCGGTGTCTTCGAGGCCGCCGACGAGGGCGACGAGGTCAGGGCGGTGGACCTGCTCAACGCGCTGATGCTGGAGTTCCCGGTCAGCCCGCAGATCTCCGGACACGACCTGCCGGCCGCCACCGGGCGCCCCGACTGGCACATGCATCTCGCCGACCAGGCGGCGAACGCGGGCGCGGGCTTCTCGGCCACCGCCTGCATGGGCCTGGCCTTCCAGCTCACCAGCCTGGGCGCGGACCGCCTCGGCATCTGCGAGGCCGCCCCCTGCCGCAACGCGTACGTCGACACATCGACAAACCGTTCACGCCGGTACTGCTCCGACCGCTGTGCCACGCGAGCGAACGTGGCGGCCTACCGGGCGCGCAAGCGCCTGGAGAACGACCGGTCCGCGCGCAGCGGCCGTACGCAGGAGGCCGCCCAGGAGGCCACCCCCGTCACCGAGCGCTGAAGCTCACGCGGTGGCCGGAACCGCCCTCTCGCCCGGGCCAGCACCATCTCGTCCGGCACGGTGCCGAACTCCCGGCTGTCGTTCTCCACGAACGTGTTGTCGCCCAGCACCCACCAGCCGCCCTCGCGGCGTTCCACGGCCCGTTTGACGATCAGCAGATCCTGTTGCAGTGGGTGCCGGAGCACCACCACATCTCCCGCGCGCACCAGCTCGGCGCCGCTGCGGATCTTCTGGATCAGCAGCCAGTCCCCGTGCAGCAGCGTGGGTGCCATCGACGGACCAGTGACCTCGACCAGCTGCCATGACAGCCTGGCCCCCTGCTCCCGCATCCTCCGCCTCCTGGTTCGTTTCCCGCTCCCAGAGTGACACCAGACTTTTGTCCTAAGCCACCCGGGGCAGCCGAGAAAACGAGTCCTCCAGGGAGTAATGTCCCACCTGAAAGACGATCACGAGGAAGGACAGCCATGTTCACTCGCCTGTTCGCGCCCAAGGTGAAGGTCAGCGCCCACTGCGACCTGCCCTGCGGTGTCTATGACCCGGCCCAGGCCCGTATCGAGGCCGAGTCCGTCAAGGCGGTCCAGGACAAGTACCAGGCCAACGAGGACGCGGACTTCCGTACGCGTGCCATCATCATCAAGGAGCAGCGCGCGGAGCTCGCCAAGCACCACGTCTCGGTGCTGTGGAGCGACTACTTCAAGCCTCCGCACTTCGAGAAGTACCCGCAGCTGCACCAGCTGGTGAACGACACCCTCAAGGCCCTGAGTGCCGCCAAGGCCTCCAACGACCCGGCCACGGGCCAGAAGGCCCTTGACCTGATCGCGGAGATCGACAAGATCTTCTGGGAGACCAAGCAGGCCTGACCCCTTCCGGGTCACCCCCGTGCCCGGCGTGCCGATCCCGGCCCGCCGGGCACGGTCGTGTCCGGCCCGAGCGGTCCGTGTCACACCGCGGGGCGGTTCCTGAACGGGCGGCACGGGCCTAGGGTCGAGCCATGTTTGCTGTGTATGCCGCGCGTATCGACGCCGAACAGCCGCTGGGCGGGCTTGAGCTGGGGGAGCGACCCGAGCCGGAGCAGCGGGCCGGGTGGACCACGATCCGGGTCAGGGCCGCCTCGCTGAACCACCACGACCTGTGGTCGCTCAAGGGGGTCGGCCTCGGGCAGGAGAGCCTGCCGATGATCCTCGGCTGCGACGCGGCCGGGGTGGACGAGGACGGCAACGAGGTGGTGGTGCACTCGGTGATCGGCCAGACCGGTTACGGGGTGAGCCCCAAGGAACGCCGCTCGATCCTCACCGAGGTGTACCAGGGGACGTTCGCCGAGCGGGTGACCGTACCGGCGTGGAATGTCCTGCCGAAGCCGAAGGAGCTGTCCTTCGAGGAGGCCGCCTGCCTGCCCACCGCGTGGCTGACGGCCTATCGGATGCTCTTCACCAACTCCGGCGTCCGGCCCGGGGACTCGGTGCTGGTGCAGGGCGCGGGCGGCGGGGTCGCGACGGCCGTGATCGTGCTGGCGAAGGCCGCCGGGCTGCGGGTCTACGCGACCAGCCGGGACGCGGGGAAGCGCAAGCGGGCCGAAGAGCTGGGCGCGCACGGGGTGTTCGAGCCGGGCGCCCGGCTGCCCGAGCGGGTCGACGCGGTGATCGAGACCGTGGGCGCGGCCACCTGGTCGCACTCGATCAAGTCGCTGCGGCCCGGCGGCACCCTGGTGATCTCCGGTGCCACCAGCGGCGTCAACCCGCCGGCCACCGAGCTGAACCGGATCTTCTTCCTCGAACTCAAGGTCGTCGGCTCCACGATGGGCTCCAAGGACGAGCTGGAGGACCTGCTCGGCTTCTGCGCGGCGACCGGAGTACGGCCGGTGATCGACTCGGTGCTGCCGCTGGACCGGGCCCGTGAGGGCTTCGAACGCCTCGCGGCGGGCGAGGCGTTCGGCAAGATCGTGCTGACCGCGTAGCGGCGCCGCAGGGGCGGCTCGGGCGGCTCGGGCGGCCTGGGCCGCCCGGTGCGTACGGGGCCGGTACGCGACCGCACGTACGGCACCGGCACGTACCCGCCCCCGCGCGGGCCCGCGTCCGGCGGCCGCCCGCCCGGCCCGCCGCCGAGTGCCGGAGCGGCCGACATCCGGCCGGGCCCGCCGCGCGCGGGCCCGCCCTACGGCTTGGCCGGGCCGTGCAGCGCCGCCACGATCGCGGCCGCCGCCGAGGACAGATGGCGGCGCACCTCGCGCAGCCGGGCGTCGTCCACGCCCTGGTCGCGGGCCGCGTCGCGGATGTCGTCGCGGAAGCGGTCGAGCAGCCGTTCCAGGTCGCGGAAGGGGTCCGCGGAGGGCGGGACACCGTCGTCGGGAGCCGGGCCGCCGTCACCGGCGGGCGTCGTCGCGTACCCCCACGGGGTGCCGGCCGGCGTGTCCGCCCCGCCGCCGAAGGGGCCGGGTGTGCCGAACGGGCCGGACTTCGAGGGCGAGCCGAACTGGCCCAGCTCCCGGGTGAGTTCGGCCAGGCCCTCGCGCAGCCCGGCCTGCCAGTCGCCGGTCCTGGCCCGCGACTGGACCTGCTCCTGCACCTGCCGGGCGATCCGCTGCACCTCGTCCCGCGCGCTGTCCATGGCCTCGTGGGCCGCCTTGGCCTGGCGTCGCGCGTCGCGGGCCTCCTCCTTCGCCCGGCGGCTCTCCTCCTTGGCCTGCTTGGCCTGTTCCCTCCACTCCTGCCGGGCGTCCTGGCCGTCGCCCGTGGGCGTACGGGCCTGCTGGGCCGCGGCGCGCACCTCGCGGCGCAGATCGCCCGCGGCGCCGCGCACGTCCTCGCGGATCTCGGCGGCCAGCGTGGAGACGGACTCGCGGATCTCCGCTTCGAGCCCGGCGATCTCGTCGGCGCGGGAGGCGAGTTCGGCCCGGCCGTCGTCGGTGAGGGAGTAGATCTTGCGGCCGCCCTCGGTGGAGTGGCTGACCAGCCCCTCCTTCTCCAGCTTGGCCAGCCGCGGGTAGACCGTGCCGGCCGAGGGCGCGTACAGCCCCTGGAAGCGCTCCTCCAGCAGGCGGATCACCTCGTAGCCGTGGCGCGGCGCCTCGTCGAGCAGCTTGAGCAGGTAGAGCCGCAGCCGGCCGTGGGCGAAGACGGGCGCCATGTCAGATGTCCTTCCGGAACGAGGGCGTGTCCCCCGGCGAGCCCCCCGGCGTGTCCCCCTGCGCTTCCCCCCGGGGGCCTTCGGGCACGTCCGCAGCGTCCTCAGCGGTGTCCCCCCGCATGTCGTCCAGCGGCGGCCTGCGCAGCAGCGCGATGCCGCCCGAGACGGTGGTGGCCTTCAGCCGGGCGCCGCCGCGGCCGATCCGGCCGGTGATGCGCTTGGCGCCCCACTGGCCGCCGACCTGGAGTTCGTCGAAGGCGCAGGAGACCGGGCCGCTGGTGGTGCTGGCCTCCACCCGGGCGTCGCCGGGCTCGGGGATACGGATGGCGATCTCGCCGGAGACCGTGGTCAGCCGGACGTCGGCGCCCGCCGAGGGGTCCAGGTCGAGCACGATGCTGCCGCTCACCGAGTCGGCCTTGACGTGCGATCCGCTGCCCTCCACGACGGTCAGATCACCGGAGACGGTGTTGACCCGCAGATCGCCCGAGACGGACTGCGCCTCCACGTTGCCCGCCACGGTGGATGCCTTCACCGAGCCGGTGAGGCCGACCAGGGTGGTGTCGCCGTTGACGCCCTGGACGCTGGTGGGCCCGGAGATGCCGGAGATCACCGCGCCCGCGCCGACCACGCCGACCTCCACCGAGGTGCCCTGCGGCACCGCGAGGGAGACCACCGCGTGCCGCTTCCAGCCCTTGCGGTCGAGCCATTTCAGCAGGCCCTTCCACGGCAGGTCGTCATAGGTGACGGTGAGGGTGGAGCCGTGCAGCTGGACCTTGAGCGGCGGTCCCTCCAACTCGGTGATCTCGACCCGGGAGGGGCCCTCCTCGATGCCGACGACATTGACCGCGCCGCCGACGATCCGCACGCTCAGGGCGTCCACCCGCTCGTCGAAGACGAACTTCTCCGGCTGTGTGACCGTCCGCTCCGACGTGTCGCTCATCGTGCCCCTCCTCGGGTGCGCCAGCAACGCAACATATCGCGTCTTCCAGAAGACACGATATATCGCGTACCGGGGAAGTCAAGCGGTCGGTACGGCTCCCGCCCCCCGCCGCTCCCGCCCCCCGCCGCTCCCGACCCCCGCTGCTCCCGATCCCCGCCGCTCCCGAGCGCCACCCCTCGCGGTCACCCTCCGCTCACTCCTCTTCGTCCTCGTCGTCCAGCCGGGCCAGCCAGGTGGCCAGCCGCTCGACCGGAATCTCGAACTCCGGGTTGAGGTCGACGAATTCACGCAGCCGGTCGGAGAGCCAGTCGAAGCTGACCTCCTCCTCGCCTCGCCGGTCGGCCAGCTCCTCGATGCCGCGGTCGGTGAAGTACAAGATCTGCTCCGGAAACAGGGATGGGACAGGGATGGGACAGGGAACGGACGGGCAGAAACAGCGCAGAAACGCGGGGTCGGACGGACGTACACGGCAAGGATAGGCAGTGTCCGGGAAGCGCCCCGCGCCGGAGCGGGAGGGCGCTAGCCTTCGGAGACGACCTGGCCAGTGGGGGGACGATCGGCGTGCGGACGGCGGCAACCGGAGCGTTCCCCGCCACCGCGCGCCCGGGCGGTGCGCTGTGATCCCCGGGGGCGCACAGGAGGAGCACGTCGACGCCACCGAGATCCTGGTGCCCCTGGTCGCCGAGGCGACGGTACGCATTCACGGGGTGGAAGCCGGGAATCCTTTCCTGGGCAGCGGCTTCTTCGTCGCTCCCAACTGGGTGCTCACCTGCGCCCATGTGGTCCTGGCCGAAGGGGAGGAGCCCGTGGAGGCGGCGGCCCGCAGGGTGTCGGTCGGCTACGGCGAGAAGCTGCTCAAGGGCGTCGTGGAGTGGGCGGAGCCCGCCGCGCGCGCGGTCACCGGCAACTGGCCGGCCCCCGATCTGGCCCTGATCCGGCTGCTCGACCACGTCGACCACCCCTGTGTGTGGCTCACCGAGCGCACCGCCAAGGCGTACTCCACCAATCAGGTGGTGTACTTCGGCTGGGTGGCGGGCGAGGGCCAGGTCGTGCCGTACAACGGCCACTGCACGGTCAGCGGCCAGCTCGGCGTCGGCAGCGGCGGGATACTGCGGCTGAGCAACGACGACGAGATGCCCCAGGGCATGTCCGGCGGGCCCGTGGTGGACCTGGTGCGCGGCGAGGTGATCGGCGTGCTCAAGGCCAGGCGTCCGGCGCGGGACGGCGGACTCGCGGTCGCCATCCAGCAGTTACGGCGGCTGCCGGCCGATCCCGGCCCGGCCGGCGACCTCTACCACCGGGTGATGACCGCCCACGACCTCCACCACGCGGACCGCCACCGGCTGGTCCCCAACCACGAGTTCACCTGGACCGACGCGCACAGCGAGATCGGCGCCGCCACCGGCCGCGCGCTCACCCCCGGCCAGCGCACCCATCTGCTCGGCATGCTGGCCCAGTTGCCGCCCCCGGCCGGCACCCGCGGCCTGCTGGACGTCGTCACCGAGGTGCGCGGCAGCCCCGCCCAGGGCCTCCCGCTCGCCCCCCGCGCCTGGCGCGACGGCCTCGGACTGCTCTACGACCTGCGGCGCGGCACCGTCGAGCTGGAGGCGGTGCTGCGGTACGCCGTACTGGCCGCGATCGCCGACCGGGCCGACGGCGCCGAGGAGCAGGTGGAGCGGGCGCTGACCGACTGGGCCCGGCAGACCGCCGCCGCGGCCGAGAGCCTCAACCGGATGTTCCGCAACAGCCTGGACACCCAGAGCCGGGCCCGGCTGCGGGCCCGCCGGCTGATCTCCCCGGTCGCGCTGTCGGTCCCGGCCGGCGCCGCGGCCGCCCCGCGGCCCAGGGCCGAGGCGCAGTTGGAGATCATCCCGCGCGGCTGGGAGCCCGGGCGCTACGACTGGCGGGTCTGCGTCGTGCCGGAGAACGGCGAAGTGGACTGCGTGGAGGAGGACTTCCACGGCACCGGCCTGGCCGACCTGCCGCGGCGGCTGGCCGAACCGCTGGCCGAGGCGTTCCGCCGCTGCGACGAGCCGGGCTATGTCGCGGCGCTCCAACTCGCCGTCCCCGGGGCCCTGGTGGCGTTCGCCGCCGACGGCTGGTACCTGGGGACCGGAGCCCGTGCGCTGGGCGCCGCGCGCCCGATGGCGGTCCGCCGTACCGACCCGCCGCCCGACGAGGACCCCGACCTCGCCGAGGAGCGGCACGGCCGCTGGCGCACCCTCCACCACCGTCCGCCCGCCCCGGTCGTCCTGGACTGCGACGAGGCGGCCGAGAATCCGGTCCCGGCCGAGGAGGAGCTGCGGGCCCTGCCGCGCGAGACACTGCCCGTGCTGTGCCGCAGCGGCCCGGCAGCCCCCGAGGCGCTGCACCGGCTGACCCGCAGCGGGTACGCGGTCGCGCTGTGGCGCCGCGAGCCGGTCGCCGCCGAGCACGTCTGCGCGGACTTCCACCGCGGCACGGTCCGGACCGTACGGGACGCGCGCACCGCCGCCGGGCTGCCGGGCGCGCTGGCGCGGTTGCGCGCGGCGGTGGCCGACGGCGTACCGGAGGCGTACTGGTCCAGCGGCCTCACGCTGCTGTACGACGACCCGACCCGTCCGCTGCCGGGTTCCGACGAGCTGCTGGAGACCCCATGACGTCCGAGACGTCCGTGCTGTTACTGCCCTGCGTGACGTCCGTGACGAGGGACGACGAGGTATCGAGGTGAGTGATGTGACCGAACCCGCCCCGGACGGCGAATGGCTCATCTACCGCGGCACCGGGGAGCCCCACACCGGGATGGACGGACTGCCCGAGCCCCCGCCCTGGCGGGACTTCGACGGCGGCCCGCTGGTCGAGCAGGGCCCGGGCCCCGACAGCTCCTCGGCCCGCCGGCTGGGCGCCTACCGGCACATGGCCGAGATGCACCGGCCCAGCCCGGAGGAGCTGGAGATGGTCAACGCGGCGCTCTATCTGCGCCGCCCGCTGCTGGTCACCGGCAGCCCCGGCACGGGCAAGAGCACGCTGGCCCACGCGGTCGCGTACGAACTCGGCCTCGGCCGGGTACTGCACTGGCCGATCGTCAGCCGCAGCGCCCTGCAGGACGGCCTCTACCGCTACGACGCCATCGCCCGTCTCCAGGACACCCAGATCGCCGCGAACTCCGGCACCGCCCCGCCCGGCGGCATCGGCAGCTACATCCGGCTGGGCCCGCTGGGCACCGCGCTGCTGCCCACCGCCAAGCCCCGGGTGCTGCTCATCGACGAGCTGGACAAGAGCGACATAGACCTCCCCAACGACCTGCTGAACGTGATGGAGGAGGGCGAGTTCGGCATCCCCGAGCTGGAGCGGCTGGCCGAACGCGAGCCGCAGGTCGAGGTGTTGACGGACGACGGCGCCCGGGTCACCCTCCAGGACGGCCGGATCCGCTGCCGGGCCTTCCCGTTCGTCATCCTCACCAGCAACGGGGAGCGGGACTTCCCGCCGCCGCTGCTGCGCCGCTGTATCCACCTGGAGCTGGGCCGCCCCGACCACAAGCGGCTGTCCACGGTGGTACGGGCGCACCTCGGCGACGAGGCGGCGACCGTCGGCGACGACCTGGTGAAGCGGTTCCTGGAACGGTCGCGCAGCGAACTCCTCGCCACGGACCAGCTGTTGAACGCGATCTATCTGACCCACCACGCGGCTCCGCCGTCCCGTACCCGGCTGGCCGAGATGCTCATCCAGCGGCTCGACCGGCCCAGGTGAGGCGGTCATGGCCGAGCAGATCCCCGGTCCGCGTTCCGCGGCGGACCCGCCGGACCAGGGACCCGGCACCGGCCTGGGCCCACCGGCGGCCCCTGCCGCGTCCCCACCGGCCGCCGAGCCGCCACCGCCGCCTGTGGAGCCGTCGCCGGCCGCCGAGCCGTCGCCCGTGGAGCCGTCGTTGGCCGCCGAGCCGCCTCCCGACCTGCTCGCGGAGGTCGTCGGCGCGCTGAGCCGGGCCGGACTCGACCCCGCCGACACCGAACTCGCCGACGCCCTCTGGCTCGCCCGCTGGTCCCGCCCGACCGTGCCCCTCCCCGAGGAGCCCGGCCCGGCCGACGGCTCCGCCGGGGACGGCGGCCGCACCGCGCCCGTCCCCGACTACGCCCGCCCGGCCCGCTCCGACAGTACGGACGGCACCGGCAACCGGCTGGTTCCGCCGCCGAAGGAACTGCCCGACGACCGGATGGTCAGCCTCTACCCGGGCGACGGCGTCCGGGGCGGCGGCCGGCTGCTGCCCGGCGCCGCGGCGCTCGGTGTCGCCATCCCCGAGGCCGCCGCCCTCCCCCGACTCCTCGAACTCCAATCCGCGCTGCGGCCGTTGCAGCGCTACCGCAGCCCGGCCCGTCCGTTGCGCCAGGTCCTCGACGAGACCGCCACCGCCGAACGCACCGCGCGCGCGGCAGGCTTGTTGCTGCCCGTCTTCCGCCCGGTCTCGCGCGGCGACGCCTCCATGCAGCTGCTGATGGACGCCTCCTCCTCGATGTACGTGTGGGACCGGATGCTCCGCGAACTCAGCGGGGTCTTCGAACGGCTCGGCGCCTTCCACGAGGTGCTGGTCCGCTATCTGCACGGCACCCCCGACGGCAACCTCGCGGTCAGCGGCCGCTTCGACCCGGAACCGGCCGGGCTGCGCTCCGCCGAACAGCTCAGCGACCCCACGGGACGCCGGATCACCCTGCTGGTCAGCGACTGCGTGGGACCCCTGTGGCGGTCCGGCCGGGCGCACCGGCTGCTGCACCGGCTGGCCAGGCACGGACCCGTGGCCGTACTCCAGCCGCTGCCCGCCCGGCTGTGGGCGCGCACCCGGCTGCCCGTGTCGTACGGGACACTGCACCGCGCCGAAGGGCTCGTGCTCTCCTCGCCGCTGCGCTTCTCGGCCGGCGCCACCGGGGCCGCCGCCGCGCCCGACGCGCTGCCGGTGCCCGTACTGCCGCCCACCGCCGAGGCGTTGGGGGCCTGGGCGCGGCTGCTGGCCGGGATGGGCGCCGGGCAGGTACCGGCGGCCGTCGGCTGGGTGCGGGCCGACCAGCCCGCCACCCATGTGCCGCCCCGGCACACCACCGTGCCGGTTCCCGCGCTCGTCGGCCGCTTCCGGGCCGCCGCCTCGCCCGCGGCTGCCCAGCTCGCCGTCTACCTCGCCGCGGCGCCGCTCTTCCTGCCCGTGATGCAGCTCGTCCAGCGCACGATGCTGCCCGACTCCGGCCCCGCCGAACTGGCCGAGGTCCTGCTCAGCGGCCTGGTGGTCCGCGCCCAGGGCGACGACCACCGCTGGTACGAGTTCGCCGACGGGGTACGGGACGCGCTGCTCGGGCCGCTCGGCCGGGACGAGGCGCTGCTGGTGCTCAAGCACTGTTCGGAGTACGTCGAGCAGCGCTTCGGCAAGAGCGGCCCCAACTTCCCCGCCCTGGCCATAACCCAGCTCACCCAGGGCCCCGGCGACCTGATAGCGGACGCGGCCGTGCGCACCGCCGTCCAGGAGGCGGCGCGGGCCTCGGCGGGCCGCGACTTCGGGCGCTACGACGACCCGGCGTCGCTGGCCGCGGAGTCGCCGCAGCCCTTCGCCGAGGTCGCCGCCCGGGTGCTGGAGCGCTTCATGCCGCTGCCCGAGGACGGTACGCGCGCGGCACTCGCGGCCGCGGCCGCCGCCCGGCCCTCGACAGTCGTGCAGCGGGCCCGTGACCTCGCCGCCCTGTTCGCCGATGACGGCATGGTCCAGAACCTGCTGGACGCCGTGCAGTTGCTGCGCCGGGCCGCGGAACAGGAGCGGGTGCGCGGCCTGGACCCGGAGCTGTGGAGCGAACTGGCCCAGCAGCTCATCACGTTGTGGCGGCTGCGCGGCGGCGCCGATCTGCTGCGCGAGGCGCAGGAGGCGGCCGAGACCGCCGTCGCGCACCCCGGTTCCGTACCGGCCCGCGCGGTACGGGCCCGGGTGTTCCAGGCGGCCGCGGAGGACCGGGCGGCGGTCGGCGACACCCGGGGCGCGCTCGAACTGCTGCGCCGCGCCGACCGGGAGTTCACCGCGGTGTGCGCCGCGCCCGGCCTCGACACGCAGCAGGTCCTCGGCGCGACCCTGGAGCGCGTCCAAGTGCTGGAGGTCCAGTGGGAGTTGAGCGGCGACGCCGGGCTGCTCCAGGAGACCGTCGGCATGCTGGAGGCGTTCTCCGACTCCTGGCCGCCGACGGCCCGGCGCCCCAGCGCGCTGCCGATGGCCCACGGCCGGGCGCTGCTGCGGCTGTCGGGCGCGGCCCGCGAGCGGGAGCGCGAGCAGGTCTACGCCGAGCAGGCCGCCGCCTCCTTCACCGCCGGGCTGGCCGCGCTGGAGCGGGAGGGGGCCGGGCCGGAGGCGCGTACGGACGCCGCCCTCGCCCTGGTCGACGCCCAACTCCTGGTCGGCGGGCGGCTGGTCGAGGCCCAGCGGCTGGTGGACCGGGCGCTGGCCGAGACCCGGGACCGGCTGCTGCGGGCCGGCATTCTGGTGCGGGCGGGGCGGATCAGGGTGGCCCGGCACGCGGAGGGCGGCCCGCCCGGTGAACTGGAGGCCGCGGCGGGCCGGTTCGAGGAGGCGTGCCGGCTCACCCCGCGCGACCGGGTCGAGTACCGGGACCTGGTGGCCGAGTGGGGCGCCGCCCTGCTCGACCGATCCGCGCTGGTCGGCGGTGAACTCTTCGTCAACCGTGCCGTGTTGGTGCTGCGCGACTGCCGGATGGAGACGCCCGAGAGCGATCCGCAGCTGCCCGAGCGGCTGTTGATGCTCGGCAGCGCGCTGGTGCTGCGCTACAAGGCGGAACGCGACCTGGTCGACCTGCGCGAGGCCG
It encodes the following:
- a CDS encoding SAV_2336 N-terminal domain-related protein; its protein translation is MAEQIPGPRSAADPPDQGPGTGLGPPAAPAASPPAAEPPPPPVEPSPAAEPSPVEPSLAAEPPPDLLAEVVGALSRAGLDPADTELADALWLARWSRPTVPLPEEPGPADGSAGDGGRTAPVPDYARPARSDSTDGTGNRLVPPPKELPDDRMVSLYPGDGVRGGGRLLPGAAALGVAIPEAAALPRLLELQSALRPLQRYRSPARPLRQVLDETATAERTARAAGLLLPVFRPVSRGDASMQLLMDASSSMYVWDRMLRELSGVFERLGAFHEVLVRYLHGTPDGNLAVSGRFDPEPAGLRSAEQLSDPTGRRITLLVSDCVGPLWRSGRAHRLLHRLARHGPVAVLQPLPARLWARTRLPVSYGTLHRAEGLVLSSPLRFSAGATGAAAAPDALPVPVLPPTAEALGAWARLLAGMGAGQVPAAVGWVRADQPATHVPPRHTTVPVPALVGRFRAAASPAAAQLAVYLAAAPLFLPVMQLVQRTMLPDSGPAELAEVLLSGLVVRAQGDDHRWYEFADGVRDALLGPLGRDEALLVLKHCSEYVEQRFGKSGPNFPALAITQLTQGPGDLIADAAVRTAVQEAARASAGRDFGRYDDPASLAAESPQPFAEVAARVLERFMPLPEDGTRAALAAAAAARPSTVVQRARDLAALFADDGMVQNLLDAVQLLRRAAEQERVRGLDPELWSELAQQLITLWRLRGGADLLREAQEAAETAVAHPGSVPARAVRARVFQAAAEDRAAVGDTRGALELLRRADREFTAVCAAPGLDTQQVLGATLERVQVLEVQWELSGDAGLLQETVGMLEAFSDSWPPTARRPSALPMAHGRALLRLSGAAREREREQVYAEQAAASFTAGLAALEREGAGPEARTDAALALVDAQLLVGGRLVEAQRLVDRALAETRDRLLRAGILVRAGRIRVARHAEGGPPGELEAAAGRFEEACRLTPRDRVEYRDLVAEWGAALLDRSALVGGELFVNRAVLVLRDCRMETPESDPQLPERLLMLGSALVLRYKAERDLVDLREAEYVLGLAAQPAEDPGQVARIWFELGESHWLGHQHAGRSERLDQAADAYRRAADAATTAARDLPEPGPMIRLAAQAHHRRGVVYESARRPRAAAEAYRAALAGWRRLPEEGGEAARLTAARLEALTGEG